Proteins from one uncultured Desulfovibrio sp. genomic window:
- a CDS encoding DVU_1557 family redox protein, translating to MSMGPSYEPDGGPWRCGRCGCPVEQGKVQAFYLDSAFDVFLPRCPQCGLTMVPRTLAEGKMLEVESLLEDK from the coding sequence ATGAGCATGGGACCCAGTTACGAGCCGGATGGCGGACCGTGGCGCTGCGGGCGCTGTGGCTGCCCGGTGGAGCAGGGCAAGGTACAGGCATTTTATCTGGACAGCGCCTTTGATGTCTTTTTGCCGCGCTGCCCGCAGTGCGGTCTGACCATGGTGCCCCGCACCCTGGCCGAGGGCAAGATGCTGGAAGTGGAAAGCCTGCTGGAAGACAAGTGA
- a CDS encoding pyridine nucleotide-disulfide oxidoreductase/dicluster-binding protein, giving the protein MTVFDQDYLRRAESRCTQESPPHCRRDCPLDLDVRAFLEQAAQGKWSAARKILERHLPLPELFCRLCDHPCEEGCARRDLGGSLDVRGLEVFCLSALGPQLRSLPMPRKGKSIAVLGAGLAGLVAAWDLSAKGYAVTVLHAGTPEAVLCAHFSQQADVAGLWPAQQHLLERRGVRFVPLETEDDPLPDRLAARYDAVLLDAHALPELAPAEQDVEAATLHWQGKVCCAGWPVRSPTGHAYVSASRQAGQGRQAARSLERLATGVSLTAARDGDLRELHTRLDGIAPVERVEPAGQIYDEAEARREAERCLQCQCLICVKECVLLQKYKGYPRVYARQMFNNAAIVMGLHLANPLINGCTLCGQCEELCPENFSMAELCLQSRRDMVERGYMPPSAHEFALEDMEAACAPDCALCIPPSMPAGGAAAAPDAASPGWLFFPGCQLTAARGEQVAALFRWLREALAGTGELAPGLERGPVGLLARCCGIPARWAGREARFQALAEELRRLWEQSGRPRLLVACASCLAVVQEVLPQSRPLSLWELLDALPWPRGPQAEAPRRLSVQDPCTARHHAGWQRAVRSLAVKAGCQVEEPRLHGADTACCGYGGLVWCAQPETARAMTEDRAAGLAHTALTSCIMCRDRLAASGKESLHLLDLLPQLAGTAHPPATERGPGLSARRSGRFRLRQRLLEIFPLAGEAASLPQDLLPLEVAPALLDELEAHHILLTDVQEAVTRVERHRAYFVNETNGHRLGSWRPRRVTFWVEYTAADGRYVLHGAWCHRMHVPGSGCVDEPDGAPAACCGR; this is encoded by the coding sequence ATGACCGTTTTTGATCAGGACTATCTGCGCCGGGCCGAGTCCCGCTGCACCCAGGAAAGCCCGCCGCACTGTCGCCGGGACTGCCCGCTGGACCTTGATGTCCGCGCCTTTCTGGAGCAGGCCGCGCAGGGCAAATGGAGCGCTGCCCGCAAGATTCTGGAGCGGCATCTGCCCCTGCCGGAGCTGTTCTGCCGCCTGTGCGACCATCCCTGCGAGGAGGGCTGCGCCCGGCGCGATCTGGGCGGCTCGCTGGATGTGCGCGGTCTGGAGGTCTTCTGTCTGTCCGCTCTGGGGCCGCAACTGCGTTCCCTGCCCATGCCGCGCAAAGGCAAGAGCATTGCCGTGCTCGGCGCGGGACTGGCCGGACTGGTGGCGGCCTGGGATCTGTCGGCCAAGGGCTACGCCGTGACCGTGCTGCATGCGGGCACGCCCGAGGCGGTGCTGTGTGCCCATTTTTCGCAGCAGGCGGACGTGGCCGGCCTCTGGCCGGCGCAGCAGCACCTGCTGGAGCGGCGGGGGGTTCGCTTTGTTCCGCTGGAAACAGAGGATGACCCGCTGCCGGACAGGCTTGCCGCCCGCTATGATGCCGTGCTGCTGGATGCCCATGCCCTGCCGGAACTGGCGCCGGCGGAACAGGACGTGGAGGCGGCTACCCTGCACTGGCAGGGAAAGGTGTGCTGTGCCGGCTGGCCCGTGCGCTCGCCCACGGGGCATGCCTATGTCTCTGCTTCCCGCCAGGCCGGGCAGGGCCGTCAGGCCGCCCGCAGTCTGGAGCGGCTGGCCACGGGCGTTTCGCTTACGGCCGCCCGCGACGGTGACCTGCGCGAGCTGCACACCCGTCTGGACGGCATCGCCCCCGTGGAGCGGGTGGAGCCGGCCGGGCAGATCTATGACGAGGCAGAGGCCCGCCGGGAGGCGGAACGCTGCCTGCAATGCCAGTGCCTCATCTGCGTGAAGGAATGCGTGCTGCTGCAAAAATACAAGGGCTATCCGCGCGTCTATGCCCGGCAGATGTTCAATAATGCGGCCATTGTCATGGGGCTGCATCTGGCCAATCCGCTCATCAACGGCTGTACGCTCTGCGGCCAGTGCGAGGAATTGTGCCCGGAAAATTTCTCCATGGCCGAACTCTGCCTGCAATCCAGGCGGGATATGGTGGAGCGGGGCTACATGCCGCCATCGGCTCACGAATTTGCGCTGGAAGACATGGAGGCGGCCTGTGCGCCCGATTGTGCCCTGTGCATTCCGCCGTCCATGCCCGCCGGCGGCGCGGCCGCAGCACCGGATGCCGCCAGCCCCGGCTGGCTGTTCTTTCCGGGCTGTCAGCTCACGGCAGCCCGGGGCGAGCAGGTGGCAGCTCTGTTCCGCTGGCTGCGCGAGGCCCTTGCCGGTACGGGCGAGCTGGCGCCCGGTCTGGAGCGTGGTCCTGTGGGGCTGCTGGCGCGCTGTTGCGGCATTCCGGCACGCTGGGCCGGGCGCGAGGCGCGCTTCCAGGCGCTGGCGGAGGAGCTGCGCCGCCTCTGGGAGCAGAGCGGCCGGCCCCGTCTGCTGGTGGCCTGCGCGTCCTGTCTTGCGGTCGTGCAGGAGGTACTGCCCCAGAGTCGCCCCCTTTCGCTCTGGGAACTGCTGGATGCCCTGCCGTGGCCCCGGGGGCCGCAGGCGGAAGCGCCCCGGCGGCTGTCTGTGCAGGACCCCTGCACCGCGCGGCATCATGCCGGCTGGCAGCGTGCCGTGCGTTCCCTGGCCGTCAAGGCCGGCTGCCAGGTGGAGGAACCCCGCCTGCACGGGGCCGATACGGCCTGCTGCGGCTACGGCGGTCTGGTCTGGTGCGCCCAGCCGGAAACGGCCCGGGCCATGACGGAGGACAGGGCCGCCGGCCTTGCGCATACGGCGCTCACTTCCTGCATCATGTGCCGGGATCGTCTGGCGGCCTCCGGCAAGGAAAGCCTGCACCTGCTGGACCTTTTGCCGCAGCTGGCGGGCACGGCGCATCCGCCGGCCACGGAACGGGGGCCGGGGCTGTCTGCCCGCCGGAGCGGGCGCTTCCGCCTGCGCCAGCGGCTGCTGGAAATCTTTCCCCTGGCCGGAGAGGCCGCGTCGCTGCCGCAGGACCTGCTGCCGCTGGAGGTAGCGCCGGCATTGCTGGATGAGCTGGAGGCGCACCATATCCTGCTGACGGACGTGCAGGAGGCCGTGACCAGGGTGGAACGGCACAGAGCCTATTTTGTCAATGAAACCAACGGGCACCGCCTGGGGTCCTGGCGGCCGCGCCGCGTGACCTTCTGGGTGGAGTATACGGCAGCGGATGGCCGCTACGTGCTGCACGGGGCGTGGTGCCACCGCATGCACGTTCCCGGCAGCGGCTGTGTGGACGAGCCGGACGGGGCGCCGGCAGCCTGTTGCGGGAGGTAG
- a CDS encoding molybdopterin-dependent aldehyde oxidoreductase, protein METKTLVVNGIPRRVMVSPDATLVDVLRNQLQLTSVKVGCGQGQCGACTVILDGKVVRSCIIKMRRVPENAAVTTLEGIGTPEHLHPLQESWIFHGAAQCGFCSPGFIVSAKGLLDSNPNPSREDVRDWFQKHHNVCRCTGYIPLVDAVMDAAAVLRGEKDIEELRYKLPADGRAFGSRLPRPSAVAKVTGLAEYGADAAVHMPPETLHLALAQAKVSHANIKGIDTSEAEKMPGVVRVLTHKDVKGKNRITGLITFADNKGDGWDRPILNDTKVFQYGDALAIVCADTEEHARAAAEKVKFDLELLPEYMSAPEAMAPDAIEIHPGTPNVYYEPHIEKGEDTKPYFDDPNNVVVEDSFYTQRQPHLNIEPDVGYGYLNEEGKLVIHSKSIGLHLHALMIAPGLGVKFPEELVLVQNTTGGTFGYKFSPTMEALIGVAVLATGRPCHLRYNYQQQQQYTGKRSPFWTTVRMAADKKTGKIKAMETDWTCDHGPYSEFGDLLTLRGAQFIGAGYGIPNIRGDGRTVATNHAWGAAFRGYGGPESEFPSEVLMDELAEKLGMDPFDLRELNCYKEGDTTPTGQKPEVINLPSMFKALRPKYEAAKARVKAESTAEVKRGVGLALAVYGAGLDGPDSSEAWVELNPDGTVTVGSTWEDHGQGADSGAQCTAHEALRPLGLPVEKIRLVMNDTSKTPNSGPAGGSRSQVMTGNAIRVACEMLVEGMRKPNGGGFYTYDEMKAEGRAVHYDGKWTAPARDCGKNCQGEPFCCYMYGLFMAEVAVEVATGKTTVEKMTMVADIGKVVNRLITDGQLYGGIAQGIGLALTEDYEDIKKHSTMAGAGIPTIKDIPDNIELIYVETPRPDGPFGASGTGEIPLCGPHPAIINAIYNACGARVTHLPAYPEKVLAAMPK, encoded by the coding sequence ATGGAAACGAAAACGCTTGTGGTCAATGGCATTCCCCGCAGGGTCATGGTCAGTCCTGACGCCACCCTTGTGGACGTTCTGCGTAACCAGCTGCAGCTGACCAGCGTCAAGGTGGGCTGCGGGCAGGGCCAGTGCGGCGCCTGTACCGTCATTCTTGACGGCAAGGTGGTGCGCTCCTGCATCATCAAGATGCGCCGCGTGCCCGAAAATGCCGCGGTGACGACCCTTGAAGGCATCGGCACGCCGGAGCATCTGCATCCCCTGCAGGAATCCTGGATTTTCCACGGTGCCGCGCAGTGCGGTTTCTGCTCGCCGGGCTTCATCGTGTCGGCCAAGGGCCTGCTGGACAGCAACCCCAATCCCAGCCGCGAGGACGTGCGCGACTGGTTCCAGAAACATCACAATGTCTGCCGCTGCACCGGCTACATCCCGCTGGTGGATGCTGTCATGGACGCCGCCGCCGTGCTGCGCGGCGAAAAGGATATCGAGGAACTGCGCTACAAGCTGCCGGCTGACGGACGCGCCTTTGGTTCGCGCCTGCCGCGTCCCAGCGCCGTGGCCAAGGTGACGGGCCTTGCCGAATACGGCGCGGACGCCGCCGTGCACATGCCGCCGGAAACCCTGCACCTGGCGCTGGCCCAGGCCAAGGTGTCCCATGCCAACATCAAGGGTATCGACACCTCCGAAGCCGAAAAGATGCCCGGCGTGGTGCGCGTGCTGACCCACAAGGACGTGAAGGGCAAGAACCGCATCACCGGTCTCATCACCTTTGCCGACAACAAGGGCGACGGCTGGGATCGTCCCATCCTCAATGACACCAAGGTGTTCCAGTACGGCGACGCCTTGGCCATCGTCTGCGCCGACACCGAAGAGCATGCCCGCGCCGCCGCCGAAAAGGTGAAGTTCGATCTGGAGCTGCTGCCCGAATACATGAGCGCGCCCGAAGCCATGGCCCCGGACGCCATCGAGATTCATCCCGGCACGCCCAACGTCTATTACGAACCCCACATCGAAAAGGGTGAGGACACCAAGCCCTATTTTGACGACCCCAACAACGTGGTGGTGGAAGACAGCTTCTATACCCAGCGTCAGCCGCACCTCAACATCGAACCGGACGTGGGCTATGGCTACCTCAATGAAGAGGGCAAGCTCGTCATCCACTCCAAGTCCATCGGTCTGCATCTGCATGCGCTCATGATCGCCCCCGGCCTGGGCGTCAAGTTCCCCGAAGAGCTGGTGCTTGTGCAGAACACCACGGGCGGCACCTTCGGCTACAAGTTCAGCCCCACCATGGAAGCCCTCATCGGCGTGGCTGTGCTGGCCACGGGCCGTCCCTGCCATCTGCGCTACAACTACCAGCAACAGCAGCAGTACACCGGCAAGCGCTCGCCCTTCTGGACCACCGTGCGCATGGCCGCCGACAAGAAGACCGGCAAGATCAAGGCCATGGAAACCGACTGGACCTGCGACCACGGCCCGTACTCCGAATTCGGCGACCTGCTGACCCTGCGCGGGGCGCAGTTCATCGGCGCGGGCTACGGCATTCCCAACATCCGCGGCGACGGCCGCACCGTGGCCACCAACCATGCCTGGGGCGCGGCCTTCCGCGGCTACGGCGGCCCGGAATCGGAATTCCCCTCCGAAGTGCTCATGGACGAACTGGCCGAAAAGCTGGGCATGGATCCCTTCGATCTGCGCGAGCTCAACTGCTACAAGGAGGGCGACACCACGCCCACCGGCCAGAAGCCCGAAGTCATCAACCTGCCCAGCATGTTCAAGGCCCTGCGGCCCAAGTATGAAGCCGCCAAGGCCCGTGTGAAGGCCGAATCCACCGCCGAGGTCAAGCGCGGCGTGGGTCTGGCCCTTGCCGTCTACGGCGCCGGTCTGGACGGCCCGGACTCCTCCGAAGCCTGGGTGGAACTCAATCCCGACGGCACGGTGACCGTGGGCAGCACCTGGGAAGACCACGGCCAGGGCGCGGATTCCGGCGCGCAGTGCACGGCCCATGAGGCCCTGCGGCCCCTCGGCCTGCCCGTGGAAAAGATCCGCCTGGTCATGAACGACACCAGCAAGACGCCCAATTCCGGCCCGGCTGGCGGTTCGCGCTCGCAGGTGATGACGGGCAATGCCATCCGCGTGGCCTGCGAAATGCTGGTGGAAGGCATGCGCAAGCCCAATGGCGGCGGCTTCTACACCTATGACGAAATGAAGGCCGAAGGCCGCGCCGTGCATTATGACGGCAAGTGGACGGCCCCTGCCCGCGACTGCGGCAAGAACTGCCAGGGCGAACCCTTCTGCTGCTACATGTACGGCCTGTTCATGGCCGAAGTGGCCGTGGAAGTGGCCACCGGCAAGACCACGGTGGAAAAGATGACCATGGTGGCCGACATCGGCAAGGTGGTCAACCGCCTCATCACCGACGGCCAGCTCTACGGTGGCATTGCCCAGGGCATCGGCCTTGCCCTCACCGAAGATTACGAGGACATCAAGAAGCACAGCACCATGGCCGGTGCCGGCATTCCCACCATCAAGGACATCCCGGACAATATCGAGCTGATCTATGTGGAAACTCCGCGTCCCGACGGCCCCTTCGGCGCGTCCGGCACCGGGGAAATTCCGCTGTGCGGCCCGCATCCGGCCATCATCAACGCCATCTACAACGCCTGCGGCGCGCGGGTGACCCACCTGCCCGCCTATCCTGAAAAGGTGCTGGCGGCCATGCCCAAGTAA
- a CDS encoding CapA family protein — MPSAALLSILLSLLCCVGMLLPGTSCPAAELEILAAGDTTPGMRMLEQRPDALFSPEALARITAADAFLWNCETSGPSTRGKDKPFLFRADAALLAKMALPNGIAVTANNHVFDGLAEGAANLLALLDGADIRHNGLYTTASYAPLRLSAPEQRPVYLLCGSPIARGGSGPYLRVPDYSQLLRTTIALRREQPQALLILFIHDGTESQYAPDARQRQWADMLAWAGADVLLFAHSHRYGLLEVLHDTPRRTLVAWSLGNFLFGGNRRWRSHRDVRILSLRLNLDTGSRSARWLYGYTDNWTFFLYQ; from the coding sequence ATGCCTTCTGCCGCCCTGCTGTCCATTCTGCTCTCTCTGCTCTGCTGTGTCGGTATGCTGCTGCCGGGAACATCGTGCCCGGCGGCCGAGCTGGAAATCCTTGCCGCCGGCGATACCACACCGGGCATGCGCATGCTGGAACAGCGCCCGGATGCCCTGTTTTCGCCCGAAGCGCTGGCGCGCATCACGGCGGCAGACGCCTTTCTCTGGAATTGCGAAACCTCCGGCCCCTCCACCCGGGGCAAGGACAAGCCCTTTCTCTTCCGGGCCGATGCGGCCCTGCTGGCAAAGATGGCCCTGCCCAACGGCATTGCCGTCACCGCCAACAATCACGTCTTTGACGGTCTGGCCGAAGGGGCCGCCAATCTGCTGGCCCTGCTGGACGGGGCGGACATACGCCACAACGGCCTGTATACCACGGCCAGCTATGCGCCCCTGCGCCTCAGCGCGCCGGAGCAGCGGCCCGTCTATCTGCTCTGCGGTTCGCCCATCGCCCGCGGCGGCAGCGGGCCGTACCTGCGTGTGCCGGATTATTCGCAACTGCTGCGCACCACCATTGCCCTGCGCCGGGAGCAGCCCCAGGCCCTGCTCATCCTGTTCATTCATGACGGCACGGAATCGCAATACGCACCAGACGCCCGGCAACGGCAATGGGCCGACATGCTGGCCTGGGCAGGGGCGGATGTGCTGCTTTTTGCGCACAGCCACCGCTATGGTCTGCTGGAGGTGCTGCATGATACCCCGCGCAGAACCCTTGTGGCCTGGAGCCTCGGCAACTTTCTGTTTGGCGGCAACCGGCGCTGGCGCAGTCACCGCGATGTGCGCATCCTGTCTCTGCGCCTGAATCTGGATACCGGCAGCCGGAGCGCCCGCTGGCTCTACGGCTACACCGACAACTGGACCTTCTTTCTGTATCAATAG
- a CDS encoding MucR family transcriptional regulator, protein MALDDKDIFMAIFNKFSDQPIEFVMAQYEKAKILNMEIERRRSQLPEAEALSPASALSAADSLMAAEAQAEAPKKKKLTRRDLIINPEEAITDDSVKCCLCGKEGSSLTSRHLAQHGISVEEYKKLCGYAENQKLMSRNFEQKMLHNVQRAQQVRMDKRKEQGEAASSGQDA, encoded by the coding sequence ATGGCTCTTGATGACAAAGATATTTTTATGGCCATTTTTAACAAATTCAGTGACCAGCCCATCGAATTTGTGATGGCCCAGTACGAAAAGGCCAAGATACTCAATATGGAAATCGAGCGTCGCCGCTCCCAGCTGCCCGAAGCAGAGGCTCTGTCGCCGGCTTCGGCGCTGTCGGCCGCAGACAGCCTCATGGCTGCCGAAGCCCAGGCGGAAGCTCCCAAAAAGAAAAAGCTGACCCGGCGGGATCTGATCATCAATCCCGAAGAGGCCATTACGGACGACAGCGTCAAATGCTGCCTGTGCGGCAAGGAAGGCTCCTCCCTCACTTCCCGGCATCTGGCGCAGCACGGCATCAGCGTGGAGGAATACAAGAAGCTCTGCGGCTATGCCGAAAACCAGAAGCTCATGTCCAGAAATTTCGAGCAGAAGATGCTGCACAATGTGCAGCGCGCCCAGCAGGTCAGAATGGACAAGCGCAAGGAACAGGGAGAAGCGGCTTCGTCAGGCCAGGATGCCTAG
- a CDS encoding nucleoside deaminase, which translates to MDEQEARHRQHMLAAIKVARAGMRAGRGGPFGALITDPDGRVVAVAHNEVLASHDCSMHAEVAALRRVGRLDMRGYTLYATGFPCVMCLGAILWSRLSTLFYCNDYAMAREIGFDDAAFLRDFGQVFHCTPSACGDVHLPSLDIRRLYLPEGRALYDEWLRLDNRQLY; encoded by the coding sequence ATGGATGAACAGGAAGCGCGGCACCGCCAGCATATGCTGGCAGCCATCAAGGTAGCCCGTGCGGGAATGCGCGCCGGCAGGGGCGGCCCCTTCGGGGCGCTGATTACGGATCCTGATGGTCGGGTGGTTGCCGTGGCCCATAACGAGGTCCTGGCCAGTCACGATTGCAGCATGCATGCCGAGGTGGCTGCCCTGCGGCGGGTGGGACGTCTGGATATGCGCGGCTATACCCTGTATGCCACGGGCTTTCCCTGTGTCATGTGTCTTGGCGCCATCCTCTGGTCACGGCTTTCCACGCTTTTTTACTGCAATGACTACGCCATGGCCCGGGAGATCGGCTTTGACGATGCGGCCTTTCTGCGGGATTTCGGCCAGGTCTTTCATTGTACGCCCTCTGCCTGCGGGGATGTTCACCTGCCGTCGCTGGATATCCGCCGCTTGTATCTGCCGGAGGGCAGGGCGCTGTATGACGAATGGCTGCGCCTGGACAACCGGCAGCTGTACTGA
- a CDS encoding NifB/NifX family molybdenum-iron cluster-binding protein → MMSFLLAVPSCLPGGLDAQMGMHFGHCDIYTLVEVENNAIKSVTTLENVPHQQGGCMAPVQHLASHGVNKLLAGGMGMRPLMGFQQVGVEVYFAGQYPTVGAAVQAFLEGKLPPFSMDFTCGGGGHH, encoded by the coding sequence ATCATGAGTTTTCTTCTTGCTGTTCCTTCCTGCCTGCCTGGCGGCCTTGACGCCCAGATGGGCATGCATTTTGGCCATTGCGACATCTACACCCTGGTGGAAGTGGAAAACAATGCCATCAAATCCGTAACCACGCTGGAAAACGTGCCGCATCAGCAGGGTGGCTGCATGGCGCCCGTGCAGCATCTGGCCTCCCACGGGGTGAACAAGCTGCTGGCCGGCGGCATGGGCATGCGTCCGCTTATGGGCTTTCAGCAGGTGGGCGTGGAAGTCTACTTTGCCGGCCAGTATCCCACGGTGGGCGCGGCCGTGCAGGCTTTTCTGGAAGGCAAGCTGCCGCCCTTCTCCATGGATTTCACCTGCGGCGGTGGCGGGCACCACTAG
- a CDS encoding ATP-binding protein: protein MREIVIISGKGGTGKTTISAAFAHLARSKVICDLDVDAPDLHILLDPVIRRTTAFVSGHEAAIRQEDCARCGRCAGLCQFGAISRSGDGSFVVDALRCEGCGVCVALCPQKAIDYPEVHCGDWYVSDTRFGLMVHAQLFPGQENSGRLVSLLKAQAREEAKRLGLDTILCDGSPGVGCPVISSLSGATLAVGVVEPTPSGRHDFARVAELCRHFRVPVAVIINKADLNRQEADAIAAHCAENGHTLLGRLPFDPVVTQAMVRRQALTEFDNPVGNSLKDMWSALQDLHTDR from the coding sequence ATGCGTGAGATCGTCATCATCAGCGGCAAGGGAGGAACGGGCAAGACCACCATAAGCGCGGCCTTTGCCCACCTGGCCCGCAGCAAGGTCATCTGTGATCTGGATGTGGATGCGCCGGACCTGCATATCCTGCTGGATCCGGTCATTCGCCGGACAACGGCCTTTGTGTCCGGTCATGAAGCCGCCATCCGGCAGGAAGACTGCGCCCGCTGCGGCCGCTGTGCCGGCCTGTGCCAGTTCGGGGCCATTTCCCGCAGCGGGGACGGCAGTTTTGTGGTGGACGCGCTGCGCTGTGAAGGCTGCGGGGTCTGCGTGGCCCTGTGCCCGCAAAAGGCCATAGATTACCCCGAGGTGCATTGCGGCGACTGGTACGTAAGCGATACCCGTTTCGGCCTCATGGTCCATGCCCAGCTTTTCCCCGGGCAGGAAAATTCCGGGCGCCTGGTGAGTCTGCTCAAGGCCCAGGCCCGGGAAGAGGCCAAGCGCCTGGGGCTGGACACCATCCTGTGCGACGGTTCGCCGGGGGTGGGCTGCCCGGTCATTTCCTCCCTGTCCGGGGCCACGCTGGCCGTAGGGGTGGTGGAACCCACGCCATCGGGGCGGCATGACTTTGCCCGGGTGGCGGAACTGTGCCGGCATTTCCGCGTGCCGGTGGCCGTCATCATCAACAAGGCGGACCTCAACCGGCAGGAAGCGGATGCCATTGCCGCACATTGTGCCGAAAACGGCCATACGCTGCTGGGCCGCCTGCCTTTTGACCCTGTGGTCACCCAGGCCATGGTGCGGCGGCAGGCCCTGACCGAATTTGACAATCCTGTGGGAAACAGCCTGAAGGACATGTGGTCGGCCCTTCAGGATTTGCACACGGACCGCTAG
- a CDS encoding 4Fe-4S binding protein — MRIAIASGKGGAGKTSVTASLVSVWDAPLVAVDTDVEAPNLHLFLPPVITGQRTGWLDVPQLDPEKCVHCEKCRDICSYKAIASFVGHIRIFPDMCHGCGGCFAVCPAGALMHGRRELGSLENGTVCAGRVRFLMGRTRIGEAMTPPLLRQEQTLLEEMLRELPADALLDAPPGVSCPAVTVARDADMILLVADPTPFGFHDFRLAHQAFVPLHKPMAALINRADAPGNAAGDAAVRDYCRHNGLPLLAELPFEQAAAEQYAAGRLLADLSPLWRERFTALRDALRRTARDCGIHPAEVHHA; from the coding sequence ATGCGTATCGCCATTGCCAGCGGCAAGGGCGGGGCAGGCAAGACCAGCGTCACGGCATCGCTTGTCAGCGTGTGGGATGCGCCCCTGGTGGCCGTGGACACGGATGTGGAAGCCCCCAACCTGCACCTGTTTCTGCCACCGGTCATCACCGGGCAGCGTACAGGCTGGCTGGACGTTCCCCAGCTGGACCCTGAAAAGTGCGTGCACTGCGAAAAATGCCGTGACATCTGTTCGTACAAGGCCATTGCGTCCTTTGTGGGGCATATCCGCATTTTTCCCGATATGTGCCATGGCTGCGGCGGCTGCTTTGCCGTCTGTCCTGCCGGCGCGCTCATGCACGGCAGGCGCGAGCTGGGCAGTCTGGAAAACGGGACCGTGTGCGCGGGGCGGGTGCGCTTTCTCATGGGCCGGACGCGCATTGGCGAAGCCATGACGCCGCCCTTGCTGCGCCAGGAGCAGACGCTGCTGGAAGAAATGCTGCGCGAGCTTCCGGCCGATGCCCTGCTGGATGCGCCGCCTGGCGTGAGCTGCCCGGCGGTCACGGTGGCCCGGGATGCGGACATGATTCTGCTGGTGGCCGATCCCACGCCCTTCGGCTTCCATGATTTCCGTCTGGCCCATCAGGCCTTTGTGCCCCTGCACAAGCCCATGGCGGCGCTCATCAACCGGGCGGATGCTCCGGGCAATGCGGCGGGCGACGCCGCCGTGCGCGACTACTGCCGCCACAACGGCCTGCCGCTGCTGGCAGAGCTGCCCTTTGAGCAGGCCGCGGCCGAGCAGTATGCGGCCGGCCGGCTGCTGGCCGATCTGTCCCCCCTGTGGCGGGAGCGCTTCACGGCCCTGCGCGATGCCCTGCGCCGGACGGCGCGCGACTGCGGCATTCACCCAGCGGAGGTGCACCATGCGTGA
- a CDS encoding DUF134 domain-containing protein yields MPRPRHCRYVSATPCVNYFKPRGIPLTELEEVCLSVEGLEALRLADMEGLTAIEAARRMRVSRHIFGRTLAAARRRVATALCCGQALRIEGGTYAVRTGEGAADIPKENTMQKIAISSEGPTLDDAVDPRFGRAGGFVVVELPDMTVSYIDNGASQTMSMGAGIETAERMARAGVEVVLSGFVGPKAFEALQAAGIKVCQNVDGGSVRQAVERFCKGELPFADAPNK; encoded by the coding sequence ATGCCCCGTCCCCGTCATTGCCGCTATGTCAGCGCCACGCCCTGTGTGAACTACTTCAAGCCCCGGGGCATCCCCCTGACGGAACTGGAAGAGGTCTGCCTGAGCGTGGAAGGGCTGGAGGCCCTGCGCCTGGCCGACATGGAGGGACTGACGGCCATTGAGGCCGCCCGCCGCATGCGGGTGTCGCGCCACATTTTCGGGCGCACGCTGGCGGCGGCCCGGCGTCGTGTGGCCACGGCCCTGTGCTGTGGTCAGGCCCTGCGCATCGAGGGCGGTACCTACGCCGTCAGAACGGGCGAGGGCGCGGCAGATATCCCAAAGGAGAATACCATGCAGAAAATAGCCATTTCCAGTGAAGGCCCCACGCTTGATGATGCCGTTGATCCGCGCTTTGGGCGCGCGGGCGGCTTTGTGGTGGTGGAGCTGCCGGACATGACGGTGAGCTATATTGACAATGGCGCCTCCCAGACCATGAGCATGGGGGCGGGCATTGAGACCGCCGAACGCATGGCGCGTGCCGGCGTGGAGGTGGTGCTCAGCGGCTTTGTGGGCCCCAAGGCCTTTGAGGCCCTGCAGGCGGCGGGCATCAAGGTCTGCCAGAATGTGGATGGCGGCAGCGTGCGCCAGGCGGTGGAGCGTTTCTGCAAGGGAGAACTGCCCTTTGCCGACGCCCCCAACAAGTAG